A stretch of Telopea speciosissima isolate NSW1024214 ecotype Mountain lineage chromosome 11, Tspe_v1, whole genome shotgun sequence DNA encodes these proteins:
- the LOC122645217 gene encoding MDIS1-interacting receptor like kinase 2-like — protein sequence MSNNDITGRIPLELARKSSPLQRLDLSSNRLIGEIPKELWRMKALSILNLSHNHLSGRLSSEFGKLSNLEYLDLSTNNLTGPIPEQLGDCFKMIYLHLGKNRFNGSIPRQMGNLISLQILMDLSHNQLLGEIPSEIGQLRSLETLNLSYNMLSGFIPSSLEQMLSLTSIDISYNELEGPIPKIKAFENAPREAFTNNKALCGNASKGLPSCNSSMIEKRNTGKKHALIICILLPILSAMFLLSIVIGIAFVFQKKAKKKIEMGQTERTDHGNLFAICSYDGRIVHENIVEATENFDDKHCIGKGGYGSVYKATLSTGQVVDVKKLHPLPEDAEKVNKKHFTNEVRALTEIRHRNIVKFYGFCSHARHSFLVYEYLERGSLANILGDVERATKLDWSKRISVIKEYEARVSDFGIARLLMPDSSNWTSLAGTYGYLAPKFAYTMRVTEKCDVYSFGMVTIETLMGRHPGELLSSLSLSSSSSLASSSSLTSSSSVVQSMMLKDVLDQRLPPLTAEAYGAVVAIFKMAFTCLNVNPQSRPSTKQVSQELSSHKPFSIEAFHTVTLGEFLHGGRVLR from the exons ATGTCAAACAATGACATTACTGGTAGGATACCTCTAGAGCTTGCAAGGAAGTCATCTCCACTACAACGACTTGACCTTTCTTCCAACCGTTTAATTGGAGAGATTCCAAAGGAATTATGGAGAATGAAGGCTTTGTCAATCCTGAATTTGAGTCATAACCATTTGTCAGGTAGGTTGTCATCGGAATTTGGAAAGTTGTCTAACTTAGAATATCTTGACCTGTCAACCAACAATCTAACCGGACCTATTCCGGAGCAGCTAGGAGATTGCTTCAAAATGATTTACCTACACTTGGGTAAGAATAGATTTAATGGAAGCATTCCAAGACAAATGGGTAACTTGATTTCACTACAAATTCTAATGGATCTTAGTCATAATCAACTCTTGGGTGAGATACCATCAGAGATTGGGCAATTGCGTAGTCTGGAAACTTTAAATCTCTCATACAATATGCTCTCGGGTTTCATTCCCTCATCTTTGGAACAAATGTTGAGTTTGACATCCATTGACATATCATACAATGAATTGGAAGGTCCGATTCCCAAAATTAAAGCCTTCGAAAATGCTCCTAGAGAGGCTTTCACAAACAATAAAGCATTGTGTGGCAATGCTTCAAAAGGTTTGCCCTCTTGCAATTCCTCAATGATAGAAAAGAGGAATACTGGAAAGAAACACGCGCTTATCATTTGTATCTTACTTCCTATTTTGAGTGCAATGTTTCTATTATCCATAGTTATAGGAAttgcttttgtttttcaaaaaaaagcaaagaaaaagatagaaatggGACAAACAGAAAGAACTGATCATGGAAATCTATTTGCCATATGTAGCTATGATGGTAGAATTGTGCATGAAAATATCGTTGAAGCCACTGAAAACTTTGATGACAAGCATTGCATTGGGAAGGGAGGATATGGAAGTGTTTACAAAGCAACTTTATCAACTGGTCAAGTGGTAGATgtgaagaagcttcatccattACCAGAAGATGCTGAAAAGGTCAATAAAAAACATTTTACAAATGAAGTCCGTGCATTAACTGAAATACGACACCGGAACATTGTGAAATTTTATGGTTTTTGTTCACATGCGCGGcactcatttttggtttatgagTATTTGGAAAGGGGAAGTTTGGCGAATATCCTAGGAGATGTGGAGAGGGCAACAAAGTTGGATTGGAGCAAGAGAATAAGTGTAATTAAAG AGTATGAGGCTCGTGTGTCAGACTTTGGCATTGCAAGGCTTCTAATGCCTGATTCAAGTAATTGGACTTCTCTTGCAGGCACTTATGGCTATCTTGCTCCAA AATTCGCTTATACAATGAGGGTGACAGAAAAGTGTGATGTGTATAGCTTTGGCATGGTAACAATAGAAACATTAATGGGAAGGCACCCTGGTGAGCTCCTTTCATCTTTATCactatcatcctcatcatcgttggcatcatcgtcatcattgacatcatcatcatcagttgTACAAAGTATGATGTTGAAAGATGTTTTAGATCAACGACTCCCTCCTCTCACAGCTGAAGCTTATGGAGCAGTGGTTGCAATTTTTAAAATGGCATTTACATGCTTGAATGTTAATCCCCAATCTCGGCCATCCACGAAACAAGTGTCTCAAGAGCTGTCATCTCACAAGCCATTTTCTATTGAGGCATTTCATACAGTCACATTAGGAGAATTTTTGCATGGAGGGAGAGTACTCAGGTAG